One segment of Pandoraea pnomenusa DNA contains the following:
- a CDS encoding MCP four helix bundle domain-containing protein: protein MTIRHRITLLVILTFVALSIIGGYAVYQTRASAQKVRQVTEGVVPSALASADLVSQVKAVQIATMTLVYAPDETVVEQALDKLKALRGEIDRSLARQADGAASDAQKGLVTQARESVENYFNAIHDTAKLKQAGKTEMAQAYLFAMVAQYRDELEGVVNTLRVEKNRQKDAAIATLNDTLSTTTTAIGIVTGLAILLLTAIGALLYRQITRPLSRMQAMMSEIANSQDFTRRVPVGRMDEIGHSIVAFNGMIEKIQERSAQLKQKTADIQAMLQNMQQGILTVVDGARVHGEYSAYLEAIFETQDIAGRGVMDLVFGDSDLGADALSQVEAAVDACIGQDAMNFAFNEHLLVGEIGKRMPDGRVKQLDLTWSAITDEDDTILRLMLCVRDVTELRELAAEANEQKQRLEMIGEILAVSQEKFHHFIESSTGFIRENERIIRKHSQADSAAIAELFRNMHTIKGNARTYNLQYLTNVVHETEQRYHELRQPDVARLWDQDGLMRELERVREAVDTYAQINEMSLGRKGPGRAADEQSMVVDRAHIRASLRMLEAADPNDPHQLVAMRDAVHQTLRLLGTEGVGEALGGVLDSLPSLAAELGKPAPVVRIDDNGYRLRAPAVRILRDVFMHLLRNSMDHGLESAEERRAKGKPAAGTIDVEVGLDHNMLQVTLADDGRGLALHRIRAIAVQRGWITSETYVSDEQIAQFIFRPGFSTAGQVTEVSGRGVGMDAVQDFVRREHGRIELRFTDDRNGAEFRQFQTVVCLPDNLVVDGFDLNSVAADAIDLPALDVLAAPVRSAGEAASRGDMPQPGTV, encoded by the coding sequence ATGACCATCCGTCATCGAATTACGCTATTGGTGATCCTGACATTCGTCGCGCTCTCGATCATCGGCGGCTATGCGGTGTACCAGACCCGCGCCAGTGCGCAGAAGGTGCGGCAGGTGACGGAAGGCGTGGTGCCCAGCGCGCTCGCTTCCGCGGATCTCGTCTCGCAGGTCAAGGCGGTACAGATCGCGACCATGACGTTGGTCTACGCACCGGACGAGACCGTTGTCGAACAGGCGCTCGACAAACTCAAGGCGCTGCGCGGCGAGATCGACCGCTCGCTCGCCCGCCAGGCCGACGGGGCCGCGAGCGACGCCCAGAAGGGGCTCGTCACGCAGGCGCGCGAGAGCGTGGAGAACTACTTCAACGCCATCCACGACACCGCGAAGCTCAAGCAGGCGGGAAAGACGGAGATGGCGCAGGCGTACCTGTTCGCGATGGTGGCGCAGTACCGCGACGAACTCGAAGGCGTGGTCAATACGCTCCGGGTCGAGAAGAACCGCCAGAAAGACGCCGCCATCGCCACCCTCAACGACACGCTCTCGACCACCACCACCGCCATCGGCATCGTGACCGGGCTGGCGATCCTGCTGCTCACCGCCATCGGCGCGCTGCTGTACCGGCAGATCACGCGTCCGCTCTCGCGCATGCAGGCCATGATGAGCGAGATCGCCAACAGCCAGGACTTCACTCGTCGCGTGCCCGTCGGCCGCATGGACGAAATCGGTCATTCGATCGTGGCCTTCAACGGCATGATCGAGAAGATTCAGGAACGCTCCGCGCAGCTCAAGCAGAAGACGGCCGACATACAGGCCATGTTGCAGAACATGCAGCAGGGCATTCTGACGGTCGTCGACGGCGCGAGGGTTCATGGTGAGTACTCCGCCTATCTCGAAGCGATCTTCGAGACGCAGGACATCGCCGGTCGCGGCGTGATGGATCTGGTCTTCGGCGACAGCGATCTGGGCGCGGACGCGCTCTCGCAGGTCGAAGCGGCTGTCGACGCCTGCATCGGGCAGGACGCCATGAACTTCGCGTTCAACGAACACCTGCTCGTTGGCGAGATCGGCAAGCGCATGCCCGACGGCCGTGTGAAGCAGCTCGATCTCACATGGTCGGCGATCACCGACGAGGACGACACGATCCTGCGCCTGATGCTGTGCGTGCGCGACGTGACCGAGCTGCGCGAGCTCGCGGCCGAAGCCAACGAACAGAAGCAGCGTCTGGAGATGATCGGCGAGATTCTCGCCGTGAGCCAGGAGAAGTTCCATCACTTCATCGAGAGTTCGACCGGCTTCATCCGCGAGAACGAGCGCATCATCCGCAAGCATTCCCAGGCCGACAGCGCGGCCATCGCGGAACTGTTCCGCAACATGCACACCATCAAGGGCAACGCGCGCACGTACAACCTCCAGTACCTGACTAACGTCGTGCACGAGACGGAGCAGCGCTATCACGAACTGCGCCAGCCCGACGTCGCGCGCCTGTGGGATCAGGACGGCCTGATGCGCGAACTCGAACGCGTGCGCGAGGCGGTCGACACCTATGCGCAGATCAACGAGATGAGCCTTGGCCGCAAGGGCCCGGGCCGTGCCGCCGACGAGCAGTCGATGGTGGTCGACCGCGCGCATATCCGCGCCAGCCTGCGCATGCTGGAGGCGGCCGATCCGAACGATCCGCACCAGCTGGTCGCCATGCGCGACGCGGTGCACCAGACGCTGCGTCTGCTCGGCACCGAGGGCGTGGGCGAGGCGCTGGGCGGGGTGCTCGATTCGCTGCCGTCGCTTGCCGCCGAGCTGGGCAAGCCGGCCCCCGTCGTGCGTATCGACGACAACGGCTATCGCCTGCGCGCGCCCGCCGTGCGCATCCTGCGCGACGTATTCATGCACTTGCTGCGCAATTCGATGGACCACGGGCTGGAGAGCGCCGAGGAACGGCGCGCGAAAGGCAAACCGGCGGCGGGCACCATCGATGTCGAAGTGGGCCTCGACCACAACATGCTTCAGGTCACGCTCGCCGACGACGGTCGCGGGCTGGCGCTGCACCGCATTCGCGCCATCGCGGTGCAACGGGGCTGGATCACATCCGAGACATACGTCAGCGACGAGCAGATCGCGCAGTTCATTTTCCGGCCGGGATTCTCGACGGCCGGGCAGGTCACCGAAGTGTCCGGGCGCGGCGTGGGCATGGACGCCGTGCAGGACTTCGTGCGTCGCGAGCACGGACGCATCGAACTTCGCTTCACGGACGATCGCAACGGGGCGGAGTTCCGCCAGTTCCAGACGGTCGTATGTCTGCCCGACAACCTCGTCGTTGACGGCTTCGACCTGAACAGTGTCGCGGCCGATGCGATCGACCTGCCGGCGCTGGACGTACTCGCAGCGCCGGTGCGCTCGGCTGGCGAGGCGGCATCGCGAGGCGACATGCCGCAACCCGGCACGGTCTGA
- a CDS encoding methyl-accepting chemotaxis protein, with translation MQAVQWVLMGALAGIAGAGMVALVVHRWRMAQATAHWRALAKTHDEALAQALERERVAVVDRDERSQAHDDAMAAHQSALAQAELDLQAARKSEAAVLEAKAMWQGEAERIAGEAARLRGLAATFERWHEQMISLMTQNQDMHAKNHELASIVRHVLIVSLNASIEAARAGAAGRGFGIVASEVRALATRSEELSKSYRDSLHRNDVTTTATFQDIQAGGKMIAASLSSVEALAQQLHARLH, from the coding sequence ATGCAAGCAGTGCAATGGGTGTTGATGGGAGCCCTCGCGGGAATCGCGGGCGCGGGCATGGTGGCTCTGGTTGTTCACCGTTGGCGCATGGCGCAGGCGACCGCACACTGGCGCGCGCTGGCGAAAACGCACGACGAAGCGCTGGCGCAGGCGCTCGAGCGCGAACGCGTGGCGGTCGTCGACCGGGACGAAAGGAGCCAGGCGCACGACGACGCCATGGCGGCGCACCAGTCGGCGCTCGCGCAGGCCGAACTGGATTTGCAGGCAGCGCGCAAGTCCGAGGCCGCCGTGCTCGAAGCCAAGGCGATGTGGCAGGGCGAAGCCGAACGTATTGCCGGCGAGGCGGCCCGCCTGCGCGGACTGGCCGCCACCTTCGAGCGCTGGCACGAGCAGATGATCTCGCTCATGACGCAGAACCAGGATATGCACGCGAAGAATCACGAACTCGCGTCGATCGTGCGGCACGTGCTCATCGTGTCGCTCAACGCGTCCATCGAGGCGGCGCGCGCGGGCGCGGCGGGACGCGGCTTCGGCATCGTCGCGAGCGAAGTGCGCGCACTGGCCACGCGCTCCGAGGAGCTGTCCAAGAGTTACCGCGACAGTCTGCACCGTAACGACGTGACGACCACGGCGACGTTCCAGGATATTCAGGCCGGCGGCAAGATGATCGCGGCGTCGCTGTCGAGCGTCGAGGCGCTGGCGCAGCAGTTGCACGCCCGTCTTCACTAG